From the genome of Nicotiana sylvestris chromosome 2, ASM39365v2, whole genome shotgun sequence, one region includes:
- the LOC138885663 gene encoding uncharacterized protein: MDHESTTQHLMNATRQGDLSPTQVEKAKSAAKGLMEPKQQAKKLERYRSKVGLAQAISNVSNKIRAFIDEVFEVTVMYNMVQQLALRLFHTESHVEFVLTLIYAKCDAIERIELWDSLYAMARDMDAPWLVGGVFNVIWDEEEKFGGLPMSLNEIDDFRHCVNTCNLFDLGFKGSIYTWWNGRAEEDCIFKKLDRCLVNLQFQQTFPGIEVQHLSKTGSDHSPMYLKCDIDTPPIKNPFKFLNFWVEHETFKDVVKENWTADFSANPYILFNHKLKKLKKALSLWSTATFGDIFQKIASMEEVVMVHEAEFEANPTGMNRERLQKVQAELINCLALEKKYWQQKAGMTWFKEGDRNTKLFHAQVRGRRKRLQLNRIQNSGGTWIEEEQEIAEEAIKFYEEQFTKGATPSLFDIVEHVPILINTEQNAELIKQPTKEEVKVEVLELNGDSAGGPDGMTGKFYHSCWDIIGDDLYDMVRDFFNGHELPKCVTHTNLVLLPKKKEVTTFSDLRPISLSNFSNKVISRVVHERLVKFLPSLISEEQSGFVKGRNIVENILLTQKIVTDIRLRTKAGPNVILKLDMTKAYDRLSWLFLTKQKHLNALHTNLYFCGFGMPKWSPKINHLVYADDMIIFSSSDETSLMLIMQVLNAYEAASGQLVNKTKSVVYLHHLTDMEVVSKVERITGIHRNDFPIIYLGCPIFYARRKLEYYQPLITKVMDKLQSWLHKLFAQFFWSSSVGGTSRHWASWNTLCMPVEEGGIGFRSLHDVAKALFSKLWGNFRTKPSLWRAFVCQKYCKKLNSVIVPWKRGSHIWRKMLECRDLIEHQIFWQTKRGSSLFWFENWTGLGALYFLVPQNFGIDETIHNVHDVTLDGEWDVDRIFEMLPEDLAVHSLEKIKPPSPQQVLDMPCWMLETRGYFSVKSAWDYTRRRDEPRTAYRMIWVKGLPFKIAFFMWKVWKAKLPLDDFLKRPDEESLQHLFFRSETARTTWNYFLTRAGISVEGLTLHQAITKCWTANVCLRLKPALVKVRKPGMDMVPHKWQDLLAMMENFTPKLKVTKVMWEFPSAGWLKFNTDGASRGNPGRSSIGFCIRNENGDIVKSVGKEIEETTNTVAEAKAMIMVGIWKPPWIISEQVEEMMQLMNGGNYTVTHIHREGNKLVDHLANYALDHGEIECQQFWHLDAQGRRCHYEYIILCCQKSKN, encoded by the exons ATGGATCACGAATCAACTACCCAACACCTTATGAATGCTACACGGCAAGGTGACTTATCACCTACGCAAGTGGAAAAAgcaaaatcagcagcaaaag GATTAATGGAGCCAAAGCAACAAGCAAAAAAACTGGAAAGGTACAGAAGCAAGGTAGGACTTGCACAAGCAATTTCAAATGTTTCCAACAAGATCCGGGCTTTCATAGATGAGGTATTTGAAGTAACTGTTATGTACAATATGGTGCAACAATTAGCACTACGATTGTTTCATACTGAATCGCATGTGGAGTTTGTCCTAACATTGATATATGCTAAATGTGATGCAATTGAGAGGATAGAATTATGGGATTCATTATATGCAATGGCAAGGGATATGGATGCACCATGGCTTGTAGGAGGAGTTTTCAATGTAATATGGGACGAAGAAGAGAAGTTTGGTGGGTTACCTATGTCATtgaatgaaattgatgattttcgaCACTGCGTCAACACTTGCAATCTCTTCGACCTTGGATTTAAAGGTAGCATATATACATGGTGGAATGGTAGAGCAGAGGAAGATTGTATATTCAAAAAGCTAGACAGATGCTTGGTCAATCTTCAGTTCCAACAAACATTTCCAGGAATAGAGGTGCAACATTTGTCAAAGACTGGTTCCGATCATAGTCCAATGTATCTGAAGTGTGATATTGACACTCCACCAATAAAAAATCCTTTTAAGTTCTTGAATTTTTGGGTGGAACATGAAACTTTTAAAGATGTGGTGAAAGAGAATTGGACAGCTGATTTCAGTGCAAATCCTTATATTCTTTTTAatcacaagttaaaaaaattaaagaaggccCTTTCATTGTGGAGTACGGCTACATTTGGagatattttccaaaaaataGCAAGCATGGAGGAGGTAGTGATGGTTCATGAAGCAGAATTTGAAGCAAATCCTACAGGGATGAACAGGGAAAGGCTACAAAAGGTTCAAGCAGAATTGATCAATTGTCTTGCACTAGAGAAGAAATATTGGCAACAAAAGGCAGGCATGACTTGGTTCAAGGAAGGGGATAGGAACACTAAGTTGTTCCACGCACAAGTGAGAGGTAGGAGGAAAAGACTTCAGCTTAACAGAATTCAAAATAGTGGAGGAACCTGgattgaagaagaacaagaaattgcAGAAGAGGCTATTAAATTCTACGAGGAACAGTTCACAAAAGGAGCTACTCCTTCATTATTTGATATCGTAGAGCATGTTCCTATTCTGATTAACACTGAGCAGAATGCAGAATTGATTAAGCAGCCAACAAAAGAGGAGGTTAAAGTGGAAGTACTCGAACTTAATGGTGATAGTGCTGGGGGGCCAGATGGTATGACAGGCAAATTCTATCATTCTTGTTGGGACATAATAGGGGATGACCTGTACGACATGGTGAGGGATTTTTTCAATGGTCATGAGCTACCCAAGTGTGTAACACACACCAACCTAGTTCTgctaccaaagaaaaaagaagttaccacTTTTTCTGATTTAAGACCAATAAGCCTCAGTAACTTTTCAAATAAGGTTATATCGAGGGTGGTACATGAAAGGCTAGTGAAATTTCTCCCAAGTCTGATATCGGAGGAACAGTCAGGTTTTGTTAAGGGCAGGAATATTGTAGAAAACATCCTTCTAACTCAGAAGATAGTGACTGACATTAGGCTTAGAACTAAGGCTGGACCTAATGTCATCCTGAAGCTAGATATGACCAAAGCTTATGATAGATTATCTTGGCTATTCCTAACCAAG CAGAAGCATCTCAATGCACTACATACTAACCTGTATTTTTGTGGATTTGGGATGCCAAAGTGGAGTCCAAAGATCAATCATTTGGTGTATGCAGATGACATGATTATTTTCTCATCCTCAGATGAAACAtctctgatgctgattatgcaagtGTTGAATGCATATGAAGCTGCATCTGGGCAGCTTGTTAACAAGACCAAATCAGTTGTGTACCTGCATCATTTAACAGACATGGAAGTGGTCAGCAAGGTGGAAAGGATCACAGGCATTCATAGGAATGATTTTCCTATCATATATCTAGGTTGTCCTATATTTTATGCAAGGAGAAAACTGGAATACTATCAGCCCCTAATTACTAAGGTAATGGACAAACTGCAATCATG GTTGCACAAATTGTTTGCTCAGTTTTTCTGGAGCAGCTCTGTAGGAGGAACTAGTAGGCATTGGGCTTCATGGAATACCTTATGCATGCCAGTTGAGGAAGGAGGAATAGGTTTCAGGTCACTGCATGATGTAGCAAAGGCATTATTCAGCAAGTTGTGGGGGAATTTCAGAACAAAACCAAGCCTATGGAGAGCTTTCGTATGTCAGAAATACTGTAAAAAATTGAATTCTGTAATTGTTCCATGGAAAAGGGGGTCTCACATTTGGAGAAAAATGTTGGAATGCAGAGATCTGATTGAACATCAAATCTTTTGGCAAACAAAAAGGGGttcctcactattttggtttGAAAACTGGACAGGTCTTGGGGCACTATATTTTTTAGTTCCTCAGAACTTTGGCATTGATGAAACTATACATAATGTACATGATGTTACCTTAGATGGTGAGTGGGATGTGGACAGGATATTTGAAATGCTTCCTGAAGACTTAGCAGTACATAGTCTAGAGAAAATCAAACCACCTTCACCTCAGCAGGTTCTTGACATGCCTTGTTGGATGCTGGAAACAAGAGGATATTTCAGTGTTAAGTCAGCATGGGATTATACGAGAAGAAGAGACGAACCAAGAACAGCTTATAGGATGATTTGGGTAAAGGGActgccttttaaaatagcatttttCATGTGGAAAGTGTGGAAAGCAAAGCTACCTTTAGATGATTTCTTGAAAAGG CCTGACGAGGAATCTCTTCAGCACTTGTTTTTTAGATCAGAAACTGCAAGGACAACTTGGAATTATTTTCTAACGAGGGCAGGAATATCTGTGGAGGGATTAACATTGCACCAAGCAATCACAAAATGTTGGACTGCAAATGTGTGCTTAAGGCTCAAACCA GCATTGGTGAAAGTGAGAAAGCCTGGGATGGACATGGTACCTCACAAATGGCAAGATCTATTAGCTATGATGGAAAATTTCACTCCTAAACTTAAGGTTACCAAAGTCATGTGGGAATTTCCAAGTGCAGGATGGCTAAAATTTAATACGGATGGTGCATCGAGGGGAAATCCAGGCAGGAGCTCAATAGGTTTTTGTATAAGAAATGAAAATGGTGACATAGTCAAGTCAGTAGGGAAGGAGATTGAGGAGACAACAAACACAGTAGCTGAAGCAAAGGCCATG ATAATGGTTGGGATctggaaaccaccatggatcataTCTGAGCAGGTAGAGGAAATGATGCAACTAATGAATGGGGGCAATTATACAGTTACTCATATTCATAGGGAGGGAAACAAGCTGGTAGATCACTTGGCTAATTATGCTTTAGATCATGGAGAAATAGAATGCCAACAATTCTGGCATCTAGATGCACAGGGAAGGAG GTGCCATTACGAGTATATTATCCTATGCTGTCAGAAATCCAAGAATTAA
- the LOC138885664 gene encoding uncharacterized protein: protein MILSSGKVVGNVNVTAKEQWKEVKENRVRNVVIQNTSLNNNGMEMAPAKQFENNKNKEGSSTVDRQTEAQSNSGKELVAVDNEDNDHVQVANKFAILQGMDEEEEPVNQLAMVAANAATNNPTVHNQASTKQKPKHMVNNEGKLNPAGQAFHLNSSEIGLTNGLVNGKEASKAKNDTLQWVERSFKDKTGDGIVKINTSCQEILLQDTLVNKELNKTPNSQAEGSKSSTFKERVQGYGGRLWDAQREYDSEENEVPLGAKADEEPNEKDKKEDEQSVNEQSVNRELHANDNNTTGNFLIMGGSEIVDHNNNYQIAEVTEIRNYEGRGPEVSDPRVTEDDKLQKSQEDPQGHNTTEKEKQPKQKIEIVNVTVTLEKKQL from the coding sequence ATGATTTTATCTAGTGGAAAGGTCGTGGGTAATGTGAATGTTACAGCAAAAGAGCAATGGAAGGAAGTGAAGGAAAATAGAGTTAGAAATGTAGTAATTCAAAATACTAGTCTCAATAATAATGGAATGGAGATGGCACCAGCTAAGCAGTTTGAAAACAATAAGAACAAGGAGGGTTCAAGCACTGTAGATAGACAAACAGAAGCACAAAGCAACAGTGGTAAGGAATTGGTGGCAGTAGACAATGAAGATAATGATCATGTTCAAGTAGCTAACAAGTTTGCAATATTACAAGGgatggatgaagaggaagaaCCTGTTAATCAATTGGCAATGGTGGCAGCTAATGCAGCAACAAACAATCCAACAGTTCATAACCAAGCAtctacaaaacaaaaaccaaagcATATGGTCAATAATGAGGGAAAGCTAAATCCAGCAGGACAAGCTTTTCATCTTAACTCATCGGAGATTGGTTTGACTAATGGTCTAGTCAATGGAAAGGAGGCATCAAAAGCAAAAAACGATACTCTACAATGGGTAGAAAGAAGTTTCAAGGATAAAACAGGAGATGGAATAGTGAAGATCAATACATCATGCCAGGAAATCCTATTACAAGATACATTAGTGAACAAGGAACTTAATAAAACTCCAAATTCTCAAGCAGAAGGGTCAAAATCGtctacatttaaagaaagagtgCAAGGCTATGGAGGCAGGCTATGGGATGCACAAAGGGAATACGATTCAGAGGAGAACGAAGTACCACTAGGAGCAAAAGCTGATGAAGAACcaaatgagaaggacaaaaaagaagatgagcaaagtgTAAATGAGCAAAGTGTAAATAGAGAGCTCCATGCCAATGATAACAATACAACTGGTAATTTTTTAATAATGGGAGGATCAGAAATTGTTGATCACAACAATAATTATCAGATAGCAGAAGTCACAGAAATTAGAAACTATGAAGGAAGAGGCCCAGAGGTAAGTGATCCTAGAGTAACAGAAGATGATAAACTTCAGAAATCACAAGAAGACCCACAAGGACACAACACAACAGAGAAGGAGAAACagccaaaacaaaaaatagaaatagTAAATGTTACTGTTACATTGGAGAAAAAGCAGTTGTAG